A genomic stretch from Desulfohalobium retbaense DSM 5692 includes:
- the rpsK gene encoding 30S ribosomal protein S11 — translation MAKQKRRTVSRKKVKKNVPVGLAHIQATFNNTIITFTDMDGNVISWATSGMSGFKGSKKSTPYAAQIAAANAAKKAQEHGMRSVGILVKGPGSGRESAMRAINSAGFKVTFIRDITPIPHNGCRPPKRRRV, via the coding sequence ATGGCCAAGCAAAAACGGCGTACCGTCAGCAGGAAAAAAGTTAAAAAGAACGTTCCTGTTGGACTAGCGCACATTCAAGCGACCTTCAACAATACAATCATTACCTTTACCGATATGGACGGCAATGTGATCAGCTGGGCGACTTCCGGTATGTCCGGGTTTAAAGGGTCCAAGAAAAGCACGCCCTATGCCGCTCAGATTGCCGCTGCCAATGCGGCGAAAAAGGCGCAAGAGCACGGTATGCGTTCCGTTGGCATCTTGGTAAAGGGTCCGGGGTCCGGACGGGAATCCGCCATGCGGGCGATCAATTCCGCCGGTTTTAAAGTGACCTTTATTCGTGATATTACCCCGATCCCGCATAACGGTTGCCGTCCTCCCAAACGGCGCCGAGTCTAA
- the rpmC gene encoding 50S ribosomal protein L29: MDASKLREMERTELTQKLADFEKELFNLRFQHATAQLDNTQRLPQVKRTIAQIKTVMREKEMESGDE; the protein is encoded by the coding sequence ATGGATGCGAGCAAGCTGAGGGAGATGGAACGGACAGAGCTTACGCAAAAGCTTGCCGATTTCGAGAAGGAGTTGTTCAATCTCCGTTTCCAGCACGCGACAGCGCAATTGGATAACACGCAACGCTTACCGCAGGTCAAGCGGACCATCGCGCAAATAAAGACCGTCATGCGCGAGAAAGAGATGGAGAGCGGTGATGAATAG
- the rpsQ gene encoding 30S ribosomal protein S17 has translation MNSELKSSNKRIMTGYVVSDRTDKTIVVRAETLVKHSLYKKYVRRRKKLMAHDPANDCKVGDKVQVIEHRPLSRRKRWHLHKILEKAV, from the coding sequence ATGAATAGTGAGCTGAAATCTTCGAATAAGCGGATAATGACGGGCTATGTCGTCAGCGACAGAACGGATAAGACAATCGTTGTCCGTGCTGAGACCCTGGTCAAGCATTCGCTGTACAAGAAGTATGTCCGCAGACGGAAAAAACTCATGGCCCACGACCCTGCGAATGATTGCAAGGTGGGTGACAAGGTGCAGGTCATTGAACACCGGCCGCTGAGCAGGCGTAAACGCTGGCATCTGCACAAGATACTTGAAAAAGCTGTTTAG
- the rplF gene encoding 50S ribosomal protein L6 yields MSRIGKLPVQIPQGVEVTLNKDSVDLKGPKGELQVPAHTKIRFAQEGDAILVNRVDDSRPAKEQHGLRRTLLQNAVDGVTKGFEKGLELVGVGYRVAVKGQTVELNVGYSNPVEFSLPDGISARVEGNKIFIAGIDKQLVGEIAAQIRRVRPPEPYKGKGIKFIDEQIRRKAGKSAKK; encoded by the coding sequence ATGTCTCGAATTGGCAAGCTTCCAGTACAAATCCCGCAGGGTGTCGAAGTCACGCTGAATAAAGACAGTGTTGATCTTAAAGGGCCCAAGGGGGAACTGCAGGTACCTGCGCATACCAAAATTCGGTTTGCTCAAGAAGGTGATGCTATCCTCGTCAATCGTGTTGATGATAGCCGGCCGGCAAAGGAGCAGCACGGACTGCGCCGGACTCTGTTACAGAATGCGGTGGACGGTGTCACGAAAGGCTTTGAGAAAGGCCTTGAACTCGTTGGCGTTGGGTATCGTGTTGCTGTCAAAGGGCAAACTGTTGAATTGAACGTCGGATATTCCAACCCGGTTGAATTTTCGCTTCCTGATGGGATCAGTGCTCGCGTCGAAGGAAATAAGATTTTCATCGCCGGAATTGATAAACAATTGGTCGGCGAGATTGCGGCACAGATCCGTCGTGTTCGTCCCCCAGAGCCGTATAAAGGCAAGGGCATCAAGTTTATCGATGAGCAGATTCGCCGCAAGGCTGGTAAATCCGCCAAAAAATAG
- the rpsC gene encoding 30S ribosomal protein S3, which translates to MGQKVHPYGFRLGYNKNWLSRWFSRKDYPQYVYEDRQIRNYVKSKLYHAGLSSLEIERSASKLRLIIHTARPGIVIGRKGVEIEKLRNDLKKKFKRDFSIEVNEIRRPETNAQLVAENVAMQLERRVAFRRAMKRTISLARKFGAEGIKISCSGRLGGADIARTEWFREGRVPLQTLRADLDYGYAVARTTYGVIGVKVWIFRGEILDDEVSS; encoded by the coding sequence TTGGGTCAAAAAGTCCATCCATACGGTTTTCGGCTGGGGTATAATAAAAACTGGCTTTCTCGCTGGTTCAGCAGAAAGGATTACCCGCAGTACGTTTACGAAGACCGGCAAATTCGGAATTATGTGAAGTCGAAGTTGTACCATGCTGGTTTGTCTTCGCTGGAGATCGAGCGCTCAGCTTCCAAGCTGCGCCTGATCATCCACACCGCCCGGCCTGGTATTGTCATTGGGCGCAAAGGCGTGGAAATCGAGAAATTGCGCAATGACCTCAAGAAGAAATTCAAGCGTGATTTTTCCATTGAAGTCAATGAAATCCGCCGCCCGGAGACGAACGCGCAATTGGTGGCTGAAAACGTTGCCATGCAGCTTGAACGCCGTGTCGCCTTTCGGCGGGCCATGAAGCGGACCATCAGTTTGGCTCGGAAATTCGGTGCCGAGGGAATCAAGATCTCGTGCTCCGGGCGTTTGGGCGGGGCCGATATTGCTCGTACAGAGTGGTTCCGTGAAGGACGTGTTCCGCTGCAGACCTTGCGTGCTGACCTTGATTACGGCTACGCCGTGGCTCGGACCACCTATGGGGTCATTGGAGTCAAGGTGTGGATCTTCAGGGGTGAAATACTCGATGATGAGGTGTCCAGCTAA
- the rplV gene encoding 50S ribosomal protein L22, translating into MEVKALARFIRVSPQKTRVLAKNIQGMPVEDALNTLKFTPKKGANILSKVLQSAVANANQLPGMDIDALYVKRVCIDEGPTWKRIRPRAMGRATRILKRTSHITVVVDEL; encoded by the coding sequence ATGGAAGTGAAAGCTTTAGCCCGGTTTATACGGGTGTCGCCACAAAAGACGCGCGTGTTGGCGAAAAATATCCAGGGCATGCCAGTGGAAGATGCACTGAACACGCTCAAGTTTACCCCGAAAAAGGGTGCCAATATTCTTTCTAAGGTACTGCAATCCGCTGTAGCCAATGCCAACCAGCTGCCGGGGATGGATATCGATGCTCTCTACGTCAAACGTGTGTGCATCGATGAAGGACCCACCTGGAAGAGGATTCGACCCAGGGCAATGGGCCGGGCCACGCGCATCCTGAAGCGGACCAGTCATATTACCGTTGTGGTAGACGAATTATAG
- the rplP gene encoding 50S ribosomal protein L16, translating to MLSPKKIKFRKQQKGRIGGKTVRGSQIAFGDIALKTVEPGKITNKQIEAARVAMMRHIKRGGKVFIRIFPDKPITSKPAEVRMGKGKGSPEGWCAPVRTGRILYELAGVADRELAREALVRASHKLPVKTVIVEKES from the coding sequence ATGTTAAGCCCAAAGAAAATCAAATTCCGCAAGCAGCAAAAAGGCCGCATCGGTGGGAAGACTGTCCGAGGGAGCCAGATCGCTTTCGGTGATATCGCTCTGAAGACTGTTGAGCCCGGCAAGATTACCAATAAGCAGATTGAGGCCGCTCGTGTGGCAATGATGCGCCACATTAAACGTGGCGGTAAGGTCTTTATCCGCATTTTCCCAGACAAGCCGATTACCTCCAAGCCCGCTGAAGTGCGTATGGGTAAGGGGAAAGGTTCGCCTGAGGGGTGGTGTGCTCCCGTTCGTACCGGACGGATTCTGTATGAGCTTGCCGGAGTGGCCGATCGTGAGTTGGCTCGGGAAGCGTTAGTCCGTGCCTCGCATAAGCTCCCGGTCAAGACTGTTATTGTTGAGAAGGAGTCCTAG
- the rplX gene encoding 50S ribosomal protein L24 yields MKKYKIRENDKVMVLAGKDRGKIGKIKKLVRKKDRVIVDQVNMVKRHTRANPYTGESGGIQEKEAPIHISNVAVVCDGCTKPTRVGYRFTEDGQKRRYCKKCNELID; encoded by the coding sequence ATGAAAAAGTATAAGATTCGTGAAAACGACAAGGTCATGGTGCTGGCCGGTAAAGACCGCGGGAAGATTGGCAAGATCAAGAAGTTGGTCCGAAAGAAAGACCGTGTGATCGTAGACCAGGTAAATATGGTCAAACGCCATACTCGAGCCAATCCCTATACCGGAGAATCCGGAGGCATCCAGGAAAAGGAAGCTCCGATCCATATTTCCAATGTGGCCGTGGTGTGCGATGGGTGTACAAAGCCGACCCGTGTAGGGTACCGTTTTACCGAAGACGGTCAGAAACGGCGCTATTGCAAAAAGTGTAATGAACTAATCGATTAA
- the rpsH gene encoding 30S ribosomal protein S8, producing MAVVDPIADMLTRIRNAHLALQKEVVVPRSKAKKAIAEILQEQGYVLSVTEGERELTLTLKYVGRKPAISGLKRKSRCGLRQYVGVDEIPQVQNGLGICVLSTSKGIVDGEKAKQMHVGGELMCEIW from the coding sequence ATGGCCGTTGTCGATCCCATTGCCGATATGCTGACGCGTATCCGCAATGCCCACTTAGCCTTGCAGAAGGAAGTGGTCGTTCCCAGATCAAAAGCCAAGAAGGCGATTGCGGAGATCCTTCAAGAGCAGGGGTACGTCCTTTCCGTCACCGAAGGTGAGCGCGAGTTGACTTTGACTTTGAAATACGTCGGGCGGAAGCCGGCGATCAGCGGTCTCAAGCGCAAGAGCCGTTGCGGGTTGCGCCAGTATGTCGGAGTCGATGAGATTCCGCAGGTGCAAAATGGCCTTGGTATCTGTGTACTTTCAACATCGAAAGGAATTGTCGATGGGGAAAAGGCGAAGCAGATGCATGTGGGCGGTGAATTAATGTGTGAAATCTGGTAA
- the rpsD gene encoding 30S ribosomal protein S4 has product MARYTESKCRLCRREGEKLFLKGDRCYTDKCAFERRAYPPGQHGRMRKKPSDYAIQLREKQKVRRLYGILENQFRNYFKKAEAQKGVTGTNLLRLLETRLDNVVYRLGFANSREQARQLVRHGHFELNGRRVNIPSLQVREGDAIEVRERSRKVPAFQEAQEVIARRGCPEWLEVDSAAFKGAIKAQPQREDVTFPINEQLIVELYSK; this is encoded by the coding sequence TTGGCTCGATATACAGAATCCAAGTGCCGTCTGTGCCGGCGTGAAGGCGAGAAACTCTTCTTAAAGGGTGACCGCTGCTATACAGATAAATGCGCATTTGAACGGCGCGCCTATCCCCCCGGACAGCACGGGCGGATGCGCAAGAAGCCTTCAGACTATGCAATTCAGCTGCGTGAAAAGCAGAAAGTGCGCCGCTTGTACGGCATCCTAGAAAATCAGTTTCGGAATTACTTCAAAAAGGCCGAAGCTCAGAAAGGTGTTACTGGTACCAACCTCTTGCGGCTCTTGGAGACCCGCCTGGACAATGTTGTCTACCGGCTCGGTTTCGCCAATTCCCGCGAACAGGCCCGTCAACTGGTGCGCCACGGACATTTTGAGCTCAACGGACGCCGTGTGAACATTCCCTCCCTGCAGGTGCGCGAAGGCGATGCCATTGAGGTTCGGGAACGGAGCCGCAAGGTCCCTGCGTTCCAAGAGGCTCAGGAAGTGATCGCCCGGCGGGGTTGCCCGGAATGGTTGGAAGTGGACAGCGCTGCCTTCAAGGGGGCCATTAAAGCCCAGCCGCAGCGCGAAGATGTCACATTCCCCATCAACGAGCAGCTCATTGTTGAATTGTACTCCAAGTAA
- the rplO gene encoding 50S ribosomal protein L15 translates to MKLHELNPFYEERKNRKRLGRGQATGTGCTSGKGNKGQRSRAGSNPPAWFEGGQMPLQRRTPKRGFTNIFRVRYHSLNLDTLGEFFPEQNEVRLTDIYERGLCPKNMPVKILARGEMDRAITVEAHKFSKQAAEKIKAAGGEPIAIEG, encoded by the coding sequence ATGAAACTGCATGAGTTGAATCCGTTTTACGAAGAACGGAAGAATAGAAAGCGGTTGGGCCGGGGACAGGCGACTGGCACCGGATGTACCTCCGGTAAGGGCAATAAAGGGCAGCGCAGTCGCGCTGGCTCGAATCCCCCGGCATGGTTTGAGGGTGGGCAGATGCCATTGCAGCGTCGCACCCCAAAACGTGGCTTCACCAATATCTTTCGGGTCCGTTACCATTCGCTGAATCTCGATACGCTTGGCGAATTTTTTCCTGAGCAAAACGAGGTCCGCTTGACGGACATTTATGAGCGTGGATTGTGTCCGAAGAATATGCCGGTCAAAATCCTGGCGCGTGGGGAGATGGACCGAGCCATCACGGTTGAGGCCCATAAATTTAGCAAGCAGGCTGCTGAAAAGATCAAAGCTGCCGGTGGCGAACCGATTGCCATAGAAGGATAG
- the rplE gene encoding 50S ribosomal protein L5, which translates to MTRLETLYKDNIVPELSKEFGYSSQMQVPSMKCVVLNMGLGAGSQDNKIIQDAVQELALIAGQKPVVTRAKKSIAAFKLREGMPVGCRVTLRKRRMWDFVDKLINFALPRVRDFRGIADRGFDGRGNFTLGIRDHTIFPEINMDKVDRIKGLNVTMVTSAQTDKEGKMLLDQLGMPFRK; encoded by the coding sequence ATGACCCGGTTAGAGACCCTGTACAAAGACAATATTGTTCCTGAACTGAGCAAGGAATTTGGCTATTCCTCGCAAATGCAAGTTCCCTCTATGAAGTGCGTCGTGCTCAATATGGGCCTGGGCGCTGGAAGTCAGGACAATAAGATTATTCAGGATGCGGTGCAGGAACTGGCTTTGATAGCCGGTCAGAAACCTGTTGTGACCCGCGCCAAAAAATCCATCGCCGCGTTTAAATTGCGCGAAGGGATGCCAGTTGGCTGCCGTGTGACATTGCGTAAACGCCGCATGTGGGATTTTGTGGACAAGCTTATCAACTTTGCCCTTCCCCGTGTTCGCGACTTCCGTGGCATCGCTGATCGTGGCTTCGACGGACGCGGCAACTTCACTCTGGGCATTCGTGACCACACCATCTTTCCTGAGATCAATATGGACAAGGTGGACAGGATTAAGGGACTTAACGTGACTATGGTCACGTCCGCTCAGACCGACAAGGAAGGCAAAATGCTGCTCGATCAACTGGGCATGCCTTTCAGGAAGTAA
- a CDS encoding type Z 30S ribosomal protein S14 codes for MARKALMAKAKRKPKFSTRAYNRCPICGRRRSFIRRFGICRICFRNMALAGELPGVRKSSW; via the coding sequence TTGGCACGTAAAGCATTAATGGCGAAAGCCAAGAGAAAGCCGAAATTTTCAACACGGGCCTATAACCGGTGCCCCATTTGCGGGCGCAGGCGTTCGTTTATACGTCGTTTTGGTATTTGCCGGATTTGTTTCCGGAATATGGCCCTTGCCGGCGAATTGCCCGGCGTGAGAAAATCGAGCTGGTAA
- the secY gene encoding preprotein translocase subunit SecY — protein sequence MLPKADNLPGSSELSKRIITTFLLLVVYRLGIHIPIPMVDGQALAEFFANAQNTLFGLFDMFSGGGLSKLSIFALGIMPYISASIIIQLLTVVSPKLEELKKEGASGQKKITEYTRYLTVLITLVQGFGISFGLERMTSPTGAPVIPDPGWMFRLTTVITLTTGTVFLMWLGEQITDRGIGNGISLIIFGGIVARLPGAAGNTFRLMSAGEMSLFLVLLLLTVMLGVLGFIVFMERGQRRLPIHYAKRQMGRKMYGGQTSHLPLRVNTAGVIPPIFASSILMFPATVANFSQVQWMQEFSNYFRPGSTIYTLVFVALILFFCYFYTAIIFDPKDIADNLRKQGGFIPGIRPGLKTKQYIDKVLSRITLWGALYVAAICVLPMLLISQFNVPFYFGGTALLIVVGVAMDTMGQIQSHVISNQYQGLMQKAGLRGRR from the coding sequence GTGCTGCCAAAAGCGGACAACCTCCCAGGCTCCAGTGAACTGAGTAAGCGGATCATAACCACCTTTTTGTTGCTCGTTGTCTATCGGTTGGGGATTCACATTCCCATACCGATGGTTGACGGCCAGGCACTGGCTGAATTTTTTGCCAACGCCCAAAATACCCTTTTCGGGTTGTTTGACATGTTTTCCGGCGGCGGACTGAGTAAACTCTCCATTTTCGCCCTCGGAATCATGCCCTATATTTCGGCGTCGATTATCATTCAGCTCTTGACGGTCGTTAGCCCCAAGCTTGAGGAATTGAAAAAGGAAGGGGCCTCGGGGCAAAAGAAGATCACAGAGTACACCAGATATCTGACAGTGCTTATAACCCTGGTCCAAGGGTTCGGGATCTCTTTTGGCCTGGAGCGGATGACCAGTCCCACTGGGGCTCCAGTTATTCCTGATCCGGGCTGGATGTTCCGGCTGACCACTGTGATCACCCTCACAACCGGGACCGTTTTTCTCATGTGGCTTGGCGAGCAGATCACTGACCGGGGAATCGGCAACGGCATTTCCCTGATCATCTTTGGTGGCATTGTCGCCCGGCTCCCCGGGGCTGCTGGCAATACCTTCCGGCTCATGTCCGCCGGGGAGATGTCGCTCTTTCTGGTCTTGCTGCTTTTGACCGTAATGCTCGGCGTGTTGGGTTTTATCGTTTTCATGGAGCGCGGGCAGCGTCGGTTGCCCATCCATTATGCCAAGCGACAGATGGGCAGGAAGATGTATGGGGGGCAAACGAGTCATTTACCACTTCGGGTGAATACCGCCGGGGTCATCCCGCCAATTTTTGCCTCCTCGATTCTGATGTTCCCGGCGACGGTGGCGAATTTTTCGCAAGTGCAGTGGATGCAGGAGTTCTCAAATTATTTTCGTCCAGGCTCAACCATCTACACACTGGTTTTCGTCGCCTTGATCCTGTTTTTCTGCTACTTCTATACCGCGATCATTTTCGATCCCAAGGATATAGCTGACAATCTGCGCAAGCAGGGAGGCTTTATTCCCGGGATCCGTCCGGGCCTGAAAACAAAACAGTATATCGACAAGGTCCTGTCGCGGATCACATTGTGGGGCGCCTTGTATGTGGCAGCGATATGTGTACTGCCCATGCTCCTGATCTCTCAATTTAATGTCCCCTTTTACTTTGGCGGCACAGCGTTGCTCATTGTCGTTGGGGTGGCCATGGACACGATGGGCCAGATCCAGTCCCATGTGATCTCGAATCAGTATCAGGGACTGATGCAAAAAGCCGGTCTCCGAGGAAGGCGCTAG
- the rpsS gene encoding 30S ribosomal protein S19, giving the protein MPRSLKKGPFVDEHLLKKVEQAQSTNDRKVIKTWSRRSTIIPEMVGMTFAVHNGRKFIPVFVSENMVGHKLGEFSPTRTFHSHAGDKKKK; this is encoded by the coding sequence ATGCCTCGTTCACTGAAGAAAGGACCTTTTGTAGATGAGCATCTGCTGAAAAAGGTTGAGCAGGCGCAGTCGACCAACGACCGCAAGGTGATTAAGACTTGGTCCCGGCGCTCTACCATCATCCCTGAAATGGTCGGAATGACCTTTGCTGTCCACAACGGGCGGAAATTCATTCCTGTTTTCGTTTCGGAGAATATGGTTGGCCATAAATTGGGTGAATTTTCTCCCACGCGTACTTTTCATAGCCACGCCGGCGACAAGAAGAAAAAGTAA
- the map gene encoding type I methionyl aminopeptidase: MKKFRGVFLKNDREIGLLREANRIVSEILDQLGEAVQPGVQTHEFERLVDAVCARYDVRPAFKGYCGFPHSLCCSVNEEIVHGFPSDRRLLEGDIVSFDVGVVYKGFYGDSARTFAVGEVPDTTQELLDTTRESLHQGIESARVGNELADIARAVQTYVENRGYAVVKRFVGHGIGRQLHEKPEVPNFITNRMARLPLKSGMVLAIEPMVTMGTDEVEILEDNWTAVPKDRSLSAHFEHTIAITKDGPEILSRS; this comes from the coding sequence TTGAAAAAATTTCGAGGAGTCTTTCTCAAAAATGATCGCGAAATTGGCCTCCTCAGGGAGGCCAATCGCATTGTGTCCGAGATCCTTGACCAGTTAGGTGAAGCGGTTCAACCCGGCGTACAGACTCACGAATTCGAGCGTCTTGTCGATGCGGTCTGTGCCAGGTATGATGTCCGTCCGGCCTTTAAAGGCTATTGCGGTTTTCCGCATTCACTGTGCTGTTCAGTCAATGAGGAGATCGTTCACGGATTTCCTTCTGACAGACGTCTGCTTGAAGGGGATATTGTCAGCTTCGATGTCGGGGTGGTCTATAAAGGATTTTACGGGGATTCGGCCCGGACCTTTGCGGTGGGCGAAGTCCCTGATACCACGCAAGAGTTGCTGGACACGACCAGAGAATCCTTGCATCAAGGCATAGAGAGCGCGCGAGTCGGGAACGAACTTGCGGATATCGCCCGAGCAGTGCAGACATATGTTGAAAATCGGGGCTATGCGGTAGTCAAGCGGTTCGTCGGTCACGGTATTGGCCGCCAGTTGCATGAAAAACCAGAAGTCCCTAACTTTATTACCAACCGTATGGCGCGGCTGCCATTGAAGTCAGGCATGGTCCTGGCAATAGAGCCCATGGTCACCATGGGTACGGATGAGGTCGAGATTCTCGAGGATAACTGGACAGCGGTTCCGAAAGACCGCTCTTTGTCGGCCCATTTTGAACACACGATCGCAATCACTAAAGATGGGCCGGAGATCCTCAGTCGTTCCTGA
- the rplN gene encoding 50S ribosomal protein L14 produces the protein MIQVQTNLDVADNSGAKKVSCIKVLGGSKRRYAGVGDLIVVSVKDAMPHSRVKKGEVRKAVIVRTKKEINRPDGTFIRFDTNSAVLLNNNLEPVGTRIFGPVARELRGRNYMKIVSLAPEVL, from the coding sequence ATGATTCAGGTGCAAACAAATCTTGATGTCGCAGATAACTCTGGGGCGAAGAAAGTCAGCTGTATTAAGGTGCTTGGTGGCAGTAAGCGCCGCTATGCTGGCGTCGGTGACCTCATAGTCGTCAGCGTCAAAGATGCCATGCCCCATTCCCGGGTGAAAAAAGGTGAAGTTCGTAAGGCCGTCATTGTGCGGACCAAAAAAGAAATCAACCGCCCGGATGGGACGTTCATCCGCTTTGATACCAATTCGGCTGTACTTTTGAATAATAATCTTGAGCCGGTTGGGACTCGTATTTTTGGACCGGTAGCCAGGGAATTGCGTGGCCGCAATTATATGAAGATCGTTTCCCTTGCACCGGAAGTGCTATAG
- the rplR gene encoding 50S ribosomal protein L18 has product MKFNRHKARLKRKQRIRKKISGTTERPRMVVFRSNKHLSVQLIDDLQGHTLAAASTMGNEAANGVTKESASVIGQEIANKALAKNIQEVVFDRNGYFYHGRIKALADGARQGGLKF; this is encoded by the coding sequence ATGAAATTCAATCGTCATAAAGCCCGGCTGAAACGGAAGCAACGCATCCGTAAAAAGATTTCGGGGACTACTGAACGACCCCGTATGGTAGTGTTTCGTTCCAATAAGCACCTTTCAGTACAGCTGATTGATGATCTGCAGGGGCACACCCTTGCAGCTGCATCGACGATGGGGAACGAAGCTGCGAACGGAGTGACCAAAGAATCGGCCTCTGTCATCGGACAGGAAATCGCAAATAAGGCCTTGGCCAAGAACATTCAGGAAGTCGTTTTCGACCGGAATGGGTATTTTTACCACGGTCGAATTAAGGCTCTGGCCGACGGTGCCCGCCAAGGTGGACTGAAATTTTAA
- the rpmD gene encoding 50S ribosomal protein L30 gives MLKIKLVRSKIGASPKQRRTLEALGLRKIHQERSMESSKTVLGMVDKVKHLVEVTSDETA, from the coding sequence ATGCTGAAGATCAAGCTTGTTCGCAGTAAGATAGGCGCGTCTCCCAAACAGCGTCGGACCCTCGAAGCTTTGGGATTGCGCAAAATCCACCAGGAACGCAGTATGGAATCCAGTAAGACTGTGTTGGGCATGGTGGACAAGGTTAAGCACTTAGTAGAGGTCACAAGCGATGAAACTGCATGA
- the rpsM gene encoding 30S ribosomal protein S13: protein MARIAGVDLPRNKRADIALTYIYGIGRTTALAILDSVGVDWTKKTDALSNDEVNSIRNELEKTYKVEGDLRREVRANIKRLMDIGCYRGLRHRRSLPARGQRTGTNARTRKGPRRAVMGKKKK, encoded by the coding sequence GTGGCGAGAATTGCAGGTGTAGACTTGCCCAGGAATAAGCGGGCCGATATTGCTCTGACGTATATTTATGGCATTGGCCGGACCACGGCCCTGGCTATCCTGGACAGCGTAGGTGTAGACTGGACCAAAAAAACGGACGCCTTGTCGAACGACGAAGTCAACTCCATCCGCAATGAGTTGGAGAAGACCTACAAGGTAGAGGGCGACCTTCGCCGCGAAGTCCGTGCGAACATCAAGCGTTTGATGGACATTGGATGTTATCGTGGCTTGCGCCATCGCCGGTCGCTCCCCGCTCGGGGACAGCGGACCGGGACCAATGCGCGGACGAGGAAAGGTCCGCGCCGGGCTGTCATGGGTAAGAAAAAGAAGTAG
- the rpmJ gene encoding 50S ribosomal protein L36, with product MKVRPSVKKICSGCKIIRRRGVLRVICSNPRHKQRQG from the coding sequence ATGAAAGTAAGACCATCGGTTAAGAAAATCTGTTCTGGCTGCAAAATTATTCGCCGTCGCGGCGTATTGCGAGTCATTTGTAGCAATCCCAGACACAAACAGCGTCAAGGTTAA
- the rpsE gene encoding 30S ribosomal protein S5: protein MEQNDLGLIEKVVYLNRVAKVVKGGRNFSFAALVVVGDGNGKVGFGHGKANQVPDAIRKATDRAKKDMFDVALLEGTLPYEVIGHYGAGRVMLKPASEGTGIIAGGPVRAVMEAVGVRDILTKAIGTNNPYNVLKATIAGLQSLRSAEEVGRLRGKQLQISRK, encoded by the coding sequence ATGGAACAGAATGATCTTGGGCTGATAGAAAAAGTCGTGTATTTAAACCGTGTGGCGAAGGTGGTCAAAGGTGGCCGCAATTTCAGTTTCGCTGCTCTTGTTGTTGTCGGTGACGGCAACGGGAAGGTCGGGTTCGGCCACGGGAAAGCCAATCAGGTCCCTGATGCTATCCGGAAGGCCACTGATCGGGCCAAAAAGGATATGTTTGACGTCGCATTGCTGGAAGGGACTTTGCCGTACGAAGTTATCGGACATTATGGAGCCGGGCGAGTCATGCTCAAGCCCGCTTCCGAAGGGACCGGCATTATCGCCGGCGGTCCGGTTCGTGCCGTCATGGAAGCAGTTGGCGTCCGTGACATCCTGACCAAGGCAATTGGTACGAACAACCCGTATAATGTTTTGAAAGCCACTATTGCCGGATTGCAATCTTTGCGTAGTGCCGAAGAAGTCGGTCGCTTGCGCGGAAAGCAGTTGCAAATCAGCCGCAAATAG